acataacagGTGAAGTGGAAGAAACAAatggtataaatataaatatggataGCTTAGAATTTGATtcgaatcttttgaaaattaattcggaAGACctctataattttgatattgaaaatatgtctgaaaatctatctaatatattatccATTTCGGATATTACTAaggtatatatttcatatctatATTTCCTAATTAATCCtagttaaatgaataaaaattaattattattgttgttgttattaaatttagataaacgAGAGTTTAAATGAAGAGCAAGAGCAAAAGAGaagatagtaaaaaaaaaaaaaataataatgggtaataatttttctagaatgaatttttaataatattattgaagaattatgttttatttaaataatatttatgatatattttttatccgtacaattgtgtataaaaaaaatatatcataagtaTCATTCACAAgtatcaatttaaatgaaaatttcttttaatatattctacaaatttctttgaatatatcatattattaatattggctgtgatgtatatttttatgtaaacttttagaatagtttatttaattttttaattatttttatatcaaaattataaattcaatatcatatatattaaaaatatttattaattaaataaaaataaataatattagtaattgtaaaatattttgaccGTGAATTAAATCtcttatgtatataatgtatgtaatatcgatataaaaatcattttaatgtagtataatcttaatatagatattttatgatgACATCAACTGATCTTGTgtaattgcaaattaaaatgcgagaagatttttttttgcgtttaattgtttataattttttttacatatttttttatatacatttaacctttgtatataatgtaacttcattgtaataattttttgataaagatcaatttctttaatatattttctaatttaattaatcaaatgtaatattatatctttataaacttattatacataaatattaataaaaaattacatgtaattttttgaaaatcaaaacttgttgtgataaaatataaaagagaatcctatcgaataaaaaattatttacgataaaacaattattattttttaattaaattttttaatccttagtttcaatatgattttatccctaaattaaatttaaagattctttttatgataaaattagatttaaatctgTGCATTAAGAACAATccacatatttttaatcattttataatactttatattaagataaaatcaaataactaTCCAGTTAACATATCTAATCAGATGACATTATTTCCATacaattgttatatttgaaattaaaaataaatttatgtaatgtaattaaatgaatgaattaaataatttatatataatttatatataatttatggatatttaaaatgaaataaaggaaatcagattaatgcaaaaatttgataattaaaaaaaaatggaaaaattgaattagaaaaatgaaaattgatttttaaaagtgaatattaatttttctcttatatattcattacacATTATGCATATACGAAAAGCAaagatacattatataatgttaatttccTAATTTccatattgttaaatttgatgaagtatttttgattattcaatataataatattattagaaataaaaaaataaacaataaaattaaaataagcgtaaatttacaattatcatttagatttaattcaaattctatgatcttaatatttataatgcttatgtattattttcttaactaAATGAAtgcttattaaaatcaatgacgatgaaaatattatgaatactaATGATATCatctgagaaatttttttttttttttaccattatcaattatattagaattcatttatttgaaatgcatataaaatattcatgatatatataaaatatattaatatctaatattaaatataacaatactaatattaaatacaataatacgttttctaattattatgatattatattcatatccaTTTATCTATCCTTTATTGTATTTCCGGCATAATACatgaaaaattgtacatatttGTGGAAGTATATGAATGCGTCATACCAAGATTTATCCAAAAAGAGAAGTTTTCATAGTTGGCAGATCTTTGAACATATTATTCTTGACCTAGTTTAatgactatttttattttacagatgGATTCTTGAAAGTTGAAGGTATATTTTAAACCTTTAAACAATTTGATAATAGCGATGGATATGATGATATTCAGATTcaatgtatgaaaaataattcattatctgAATAATAGTAAGAAtagtttgtataaataataatagttatattattagtatatataataaaaacaatataataataatagttgaaTTATGCTTACATAATCGTTATATTGTAGTTCtgcttctataaatttttaatttctgcttctttatgtaaaaaacatttctaagaaatcaaaaatctACATAATTAAGATCCTATTAATTATctctgtaatttaatattatatatctttttaatttaaatattacttgatagattgaattctattataatatatataatatatataatatttgtttatgttatccattttaatatttttattgtattaaatacaaaaatgtatgagaaaaaaattgtttaatttatcttttaactaTAATCGGATATAAAGTCatcatcattaaaatatagcatatgaaaataaaaattcgcatatgaaaatatgtagttatttcattattatatatttatattataaggatttaaattaatttaatgaatttaattattgaaaatattttaaaatattaaaacataaacaaatattataatttttatatttcaaagtctagaaatatatattcgaagtttagaaatatttaattaattataatattcaattaattactgTTAGCGTCatcatttcttataaaatttaaacatctaATAAGAAATGAACTTGAGAATACTCGGTGTTTGGATAATCGTagcaaataaatagattatatttttcttggaaaaattaaatattttaaagaaagaactgtaaaaagaaatattatattgaaatgtaaCAATTCTAAtatcctataaatttttactgtaTTCTTTCATGTTGAAAGAATTATCTTAAATCTAACATATCTGATTTATAACtgtaattttcaaacttaatgTTACACGAAATATTTGCTATTAATATTACACGTTGAATCACAaggtattaataaatattaaacaacaatttttaaataaatatttaaatgaaaatgtaatttcagTCATAAATTATCAGTCATATATTATGgccgaaaaaatatttaacaatgatCTAGAggattaactttaaaattattcgttgaataattttctcattaacataaatatttaattaaatattgacctaattctaattataattctagctaattttgaaaagaatcgtaaaatatacacgtaaagaacttttaaaattaattttaactattgaaataaaaataaatattaatgtataaattatgaatcaagatttatttttttatttataagcaatttaattttatataatatcttcgtAAACAATTAAACAATCACTAAcagaatatctataaattcattaacagattatttgatatcaagcaatataaatgatatactgagtcacaaaaattttaatttaactgtatcttaattaattattgactcagtataataatgaattaatataattttttattaatcacaaTAACTTCCATACATCTAtacatgatattatttttcaaacttatatTTGCATCAaactgataaattataattacaaatttttacaattataagaaACAAGCATAATATCAAagcaattatatctattaaattattttagtattatgTTGGTTCGTTagccaatataatatatatatatatatatacatatgtatacacacatatatatatatatgtgtgtgtatataaatcTCGTTGTAGAGATATAAAGACTCATAGGCTCATGTGTTCAGTTTCAAACCTTCGTAGCAATCATGATATTATGAATCTACGATCGAGTTGATATTAGATCGAGTAATTAAAGtggttatttatataattttccttttataattCCGCTGACAGCAAGTTTTTAAAGGGAGGAAAGGAattccttttaaaattatccatttaattaacacaaagatattaaatagacATTTGATcttcaattatcaaattaataaaatacagaatGAAGTTATTTTTGTGCTTTTTGTTACAATTATTCGTGTTGACCGTGGCTCAAAGGACTATTTTGGATAGCCCAGATATACGATCAGTGGTTCGTCTGTTTCGTAATTGGATCTTGCAAGCATTTGGtacgtattaaatattaatcttattgtTTAGCACagtaacatataattttaataaatcacaatgatttaataatttgtgagataaagtaaatatttagcaTTAGCATTATTTAAAGCatcatttaaaaagtaaaaaaagaattagaaaaataatttcgttcaatatttccaaactaaattatactatatttaaactaagttaaaatttttaaaatattatattgaagaaattgattaaaaccTATTCCTGTTTATtacattctattctattcttgaTTATTGTAttctgttttttaaataattaatgataattttcatttatttgtgaaaataatcaaagtaAACTGTACAAGTAAAAATGACCAATAATTgctttgtttatataaaaggtgaacaagaaagaaaaataatacaatatacaaataaacttCAAGAAGAAATTCCACCAAACGTTCCATTTCCTTGCAATTTGAcaggtaattaaataaattattattatcataaaatcgtaaaaattcaaaaaaatcatgCTCTCGAATGCTATTTATTGGTTAttgacaatttaattttctaaaatccaATATTTGCAGGTGCTAGATCTCCTACTATTCCTGATTCAGTTCATCGTTTAAGACCAGGAGACATAGATGTTATTGCTGCGTTGGGTGATTCTTTGACGAGCGGAATGGGAATTTTTGCAACTAATTTAGTAGATTTATACGTTGAGAATAGGGGTGCGATGGCAATTATAGGCGGTGAAAAAAATTGGCGAAAATATTTGACAATCCCTAATATCCTCAAAgtacgtataaataattataatctaataattaaatacatacaaatgaaaaatcgaatattcttctgataagataaattttcttatgtaTAGGAATTTAATCCTAACTTAATAGGCTATTCACTTGGAGACTCTTTAACTAGTAATCCAGCTTCGCAATTAAATGTAGCTGAGATTGGTGCAATGTCCAGAGACATGCCTTTCATGGCCCAATATTTAgtcaatagaataaaaaatgacaaaagaataaatatagagaAACATTGGAAGGtacgtattataaataaaattatatgaaattttataaaatttataaaagtactGGGGATAAGAGTTGATcattaaagtttaataatgaaaattatacaagTATCAgagattaatgaattaaatatttaaaattaaagtaatatttaaaattaaaataagtttaaaattaatgtttacattatatcatgtttctatttatttcagataatatttattctcattGGATTCAATGACATTTGTACGGATATATGTGTACTTCCTTCTCCATGGTCCACTTtggaaaatcataaaaaagatCTGCTTAAAACTCTTCGAATATTAAGAGACAATTTACCACGTACTTTCATTGGTCTCATAATTCCTACTCATTTAAGGGAAATTGTTAATACAGAGAATGCAACAAACTCGCTTATTTGCTATGTGATGAGAACCATATTTTGTTCATGTCTATTCTCTTTGCAATACAAAAGTCAAAGAgaggaatatttcaaaataatgagcaggtttgtttaatttagcgaatttaaaaatttaagcattaaatacttaaaaaaattgtttagatAATTATGCAGAACaacatttcttcaattttaataatcttgaaataattattcttaatttcttttatttatattattttaattttcacatgatattatttcttaattaaacagtttatgaaaaatattttgtacaagatattttattttaaattattttttagatggcAAGAAATAGAtgaagaaatttctaaataccCAGAATTTCACACAAATGACTTTACCGTAATACCTTTACCAGGTATTAAAGATACTAAATTGCCGCTGAATAAGAACGGATTGCCCGaagttaaacaatatttttctgctGATTGCTTTCATATAAGTCAAGTAGGTAATGCACGATGTAAGTACAAGAGATAAAATTTCGTATACTATTTCGAATTTCATCCAAAACTTGGAAGAaatcagaaatttatttaataaaaatatcaaaaatcatgcattaaatttattaaaaactaatgcttaattaatattttacggaataaaatattttaaaaaataatattttacaaaaatataattgcttccaaatttttaaacgacaatataatattttatattgttataataaaagataacgtttttttttatgttttaagcGGCAAATACTCTATGGAACAATCTGTTACAACCAATTggtaaaaaaacaaacaatgaATGGCTTGTAccatttgagaaatttttatgtcCTACTTCTGAAAGACCATATTTGGCgacatttgaaaattcatagaataataatgtttataaataaaaaataaattctataaattgctattaattaggttacattttattattcattcatcaaatatttatttattaaaaagaaaacataaaaaaaaaacataaatgaaCATGACTTACCAATAAATACGATGTTAATGCTGTCATCAATATTGTTATAAGATATCATTGCGAAATAGTCATTAAGTATGAAActgtaacaaaatttaaaatactataatttaaatataatactaattatttgaaaaaattagaaaatatataaaaataattatttcttcgcgTAATGTATGATTAAGAAACATTCCcactataaaaatcaatattgacaaaaaaaaatataaaattattatatatccgtTTATATACTTAATCAGCGAAAAAACACTAACTCtaatatcgtgaaaaattattatagttcaatttaattaaaagtttaatttagaaaaaatataaaaaaaagtatcaaattTTACCATTTCTTGAAGTTATTAATCGTTATGGCGTTCATGaaatcttttccatttttccatcATTCCAACAATCAATTAGTaatctgaataaaaaaaaatcaagattttcaaataaatatatgaaatatagaattaatagattataatataaaataataatcaagcaCAATTCcgtcttataaataaattaatactataatgaattaatactaaaaatagataaaaattctaaaaataataatatgaaataatagaataatttagttaaaaaggatttttaattataataagaaatacataTTGATTGAATGTTagcacataaataataaattataaattacaatttaattattacatacaatATTACACAGCACATACCTCAAGAAAAAATGACACATCTGAACTGTCACgatcataaatttatgattatcgaTACAATGACATCTCGCGCcataatttcgattatcgaatcaTAAATTACTAAGAAAATCAAATCGAAACATGTCAAACATGATATGCTGCAAACTtccaatttcttgaaaatattgataaatattttcagccTTAAACATAATAgacgaaaaaaagataaaaatataaattaatgcacttaaaaacgaaatattatatatcatatcattgaaataatgtaatttgatgagataaacttaattaatataacttaattaatataataatgaataagctatatatagtttatatatagttttatatattttatatataaataaaaggacaatagaaatctattttaaatatgtttatttttgtgaaaaaaaataaaatatctgtatttaaaatacagaaaatcattgattataaattatcgaagcgtatataaatcattattatttcgaagtccaccaatcaaataataatttagataaataaatgtcaaaaatatataaaatataaataaatatatatatataaatataaaattatacttatttattatatattaaataaaacaataattaaaatcctgATTGAAAAGCTAATATGATACAAACTACCGGTAACCTCATAATCAAATAGAAGATCGaaacataaagaaatttaattaatttcgttatcacaatgtttaataatttattaaataaatggaactaatctataaattagatagatttatttagatagattaaattaaatagaaatagaaatagaattactTAACCACATAACTCGAACAGATGAtgcattaatttatgattttcataatttcagaAGAATCTCACACATATAAATTCACACATAGAACGCTAATTGGTGCAATGacgcaattttttatttacataaattaaaataaaattaaaatattgtataataataattatataaatttagtatgagatgttaaatttaatataaaaaaatatatatagaagactagaaataagataaaaattgatcgttagtgccatctcttgagtgttaaaaatattcaagaatatgGCGCTGATCTTCAATTCTTAGTCTTTATCCTATTTTTGATAGATAGACTTAAAAGATTGTAGCTCAAAAGATGgcattaataatcaattcttattcatttttatcctttttttttatttgctattgaattttatttgcgGTACTTAGGGGAtagcttttatattttttcttctagctctatcttttttcttcttcttgatttttgatgctatttattatataaaatttatgcgtTTAAAAAAcagctttaatatttaattagttgCATTGTTAAAtaacttcatttattattattcattcatttatttattagacataataaaaataattaaaaattgacttataataacatatttcaaataattatgatgAAGTATttgacatatattatatatttacatatatttattttaaaaaaaatagaatttaacatattaaattttaaatattttaaaaaatatttgttactattgctataaaactttaattctgtagaagaaaaaaagtgataGCAGATAAGTTTGATAGCAATTTCAAattgctttttatttaaaaaaaaaaattagtagcttctttttagaaaaaaataaaaaatagaaacaatcTTATTATGTCTGAAATGTTTTTATCTCAGGtcttttttctattagaattaatattcagattcaaaatatttaaatttaaattttaaaaatttctgaaatttgtattataattattgaatgaagCTAATAACCTCTAATAAACTGGAATTATTTAAGTCTTCAAATATATGTTTCTATAGGAACAGAATTTGCACATGCGTGGAAAATAGTATTGGAGGGGCAAAGCCCTCTCGTCTAATAAGACCGATAGAAAGTAAGAAtggaaacattattttatagttgTCATTGAATACATTTGTgccaatttcgatattttttacgtAGTGTCATGTGAATATAAAGGTAAAatcttatgaaatataaaatgcgaCGTTCAAAGTGCTACAAATatctaatcaaaaattaatttatatgatatgttttattttaaaatataatattataaacaagtgataaaaattcgaatattatatggTTTACATTAATACCAACAAGACTGATtatgaaatcaaatatatcgaCTGAAAGCTAtgccaatttataaaattatttcattattaaatgaaaaaaaaatcttcattaaaattaacagtattatgaatatattattatatttataactagtCTAATTACTGTTAATCTTGTTTAATTGCTGCtacttttataagaaaaattaataaatataaatgaatgaaattaatattgcagcatatgatctataaataatgcatACAATTTATAGAATCATCTTATAATTGGATAAaggaaagtatttatatatacttcattatgtaaaagattaagaaatttataattttagaatagaattctattaatgaaatatattaaaataaatagtgccagatatgatataattcttttacttC
This genomic interval from Apis mellifera strain DH4 linkage group LG7, Amel_HAv3.1, whole genome shotgun sequence contains the following:
- the LOC551805 gene encoding phospholipase B1, membrane-associated codes for the protein MKLFLCFLLQLFVLTVAQRTILDSPDIRSVVRLFRNWILQAFGEQERKIIQYTNKLQEEIPPNVPFPCNLTGARSPTIPDSVHRLRPGDIDVIAALGDSLTSGMGIFATNLVDLYVENRGAMAIIGGEKNWRKYLTIPNILKEFNPNLIGYSLGDSLTSNPASQLNVAEIGAMSRDMPFMAQYLVNRIKNDKRINIEKHWKIIFILIGFNDICTDICVLPSPWSTLENHKKDLLKTLRILRDNLPRTFIGLIIPTHLREIVNTENATNSLICYVMRTIFCSCLFSLQYKSQREEYFKIMSRWQEIDEEISKYPEFHTNDFTVIPLPGIKDTKLPLNKNGLPEVKQYFSADCFHISQVGNARSANTLWNNLLQPIGKKTNNEWLVPFEKFLCPTSERPYLATFENS